The Candida dubliniensis CD36 chromosome 2, complete sequence genome contains a region encoding:
- a CDS encoding GPI ethanolamine phosphate transferase, putative (15 probable transmembrane helices predicted by TMHMM2.0 at aa 39-61, 463-485, 497-519, 524-546, 566-588, 598-620, 625-644, 664-686, 693-715, 741-760, 805-827, 831-853, 904-926, 941-963 and 983-1005;~Similar to S. cerevisiae GPI13;~In S. cerevisiae: ER membrane localized phosphoryltransferase that adds phosphoethanolamine onto the third mannose residue of the glycosylphosphatidylinositol (GPI) anchor precursor; similar to human PIG-O protein.;~In C. albicans: protein of major facilitator superfamily; has phosphodiesterase/nucleotide pyrophosphatase domain; similar to S. cerevisiae Gpi13p, which acts in GPI anchor biosynthesis.) produces MQQDDDDSLTNRSSPPLASKDSRLQPPTRTRIRQQKLKYSFIGYIIVLIFLAITQFIGVGFFKEGFLLSRTVLPNISNCSQQIDCMTPRFEKAILLVIDALRFDFVIPIPESNEYYHNNFPILYDLASSSSSQNNAILLKFIADPPTTTLQRLKGLTTGSLPTFIDAGSNFDGDAIDEDNWLLQLHKINKTIAFMGDDTWKALFNEYIDPNFNFPYDSLNVWDLDTVDNGVIEHLFPLISLKEENCTKWDILVGHFLGVDHVGHRFGPNHYSMKDKLNQMNQVISKVIENIDDNTVLIIMGDHGMDSTGNHGGDAPDELESTLFMYAKNKNFLKKDQSFYNISELGKNYRSVNQIDLVPTISLLLGLPIPYNNLGFPIDEAFGNLDELSVASQKTINQIKAFRDDTPNLSGSLIEQYQSYMSNYSTFGNSREHYLHLIEQAKKYQSLSLEQCKTLWAKFDLRFIGIGIGILFLALTFMITYARSIPAVRVSTMSFEFIGSVIAMTIMGLVLSFSIYIVLKPGDFTLKICLAIGAALGMVIGFWAPIMDRFSVGFIWHQTVDFFLYNFNTWSLMGILFVSFHCLIFASNSYVVWEDKMVSYFLITFGVCCVYACFINNNLSERPKILAISHAITFTLCTRVVSMVNLCREEQRPYCEPNFINSWWSILLLHFAAYLLPACIKSFYMLSDSYHSAAPLWIGTGLKFLLFMNAVYWTFEYVSNSEYFNKLNLVIGLSLIKSLKLAIARLVLFISLILANFSWSRGPLCVKLELSDTSNTIDIEESDDISTNNNNNSYTNNKTATILGYGNVYGSSYFLLVLNFTVAIMLTTKPLGSLSISLLIVQILSLLEILDVLSIRRNLITPIVFGLLGYQHFFSTGHQATIPSIQWELGFMTTETIVFPFTHLNIFLNTFGPFFIPALAIPLITIWKIVPSSKPITLLSQIITNITTLITYHLFTGLSSLIFAAHFRRHLMVWKIFAPRFMLSGLLIISLNVFLIFVALWFGTAKILTQINRIFGK; encoded by the coding sequence ATTCTTTGACCAATCGATCGTCACCTCCGTTGGCATCCAAAGATTCACGATTACAACCACCAACTAGAACAAGAATAagacaacaaaaattaaaatattcttttattgGTTATATTATTGTATTAATATTTCTTGCCATTACCCAATTTATTGGAGTtggatttttcaaagaagGTTTTTTACTTTCCCGAACCGTTTTaccaaatatttcaaattgttcacaacaaattgattgtaTGACTCctagatttgaaaaagcGATACTATTGGTTATTGATGCATtaagatttgattttgttatCCCAATACCGGaatcaaatgaatattatcataataatttccCTATTTTATATGATTtagcatcatcatcatcatctcaAAATAATGCcattttattgaaatttattgCTGATCCACCTACAACTACATTGCAAAGATTAAAAGGATTAACTACAGGGTCATTACCAACATTTATAGATGCTGGTTCAAATTTCGATGGTGATGccattgatgaagataattggttattacaattacataaaataaataaaacaatagcATTTATGGGAGATGATACTTGGAAAGcattatttaatgaatatattgatccaaattttaatttcccttatgattcattaaatgTTTGGGATTTAGATACGGTAGATAATGGAGTTATAGAACATTTATTTCCATTAATAAGTCTAAAAGAGGAGAATTGTACAAAATGGGATATACTAGTCGGTCATTTTTTAGGAGTAGATCATGTTGGTCATAGATTTGGTCCTAATCATTATTCTATGaaagataaattaaatcaaatgaatcaaGTCATTTCTAAAGTGATTGAgaatattgatgataacaccgtgttaataataatgggaGATCATGGTATGGATTCAACTGGGAATCATGGAGGTGATGCACCTGATGAATTAGAAAGTACATTATTTATGTATgccaaaaataaaaattttttgaaaaaagatcaatcattttataatattagTGAATTAGGTAAAAATTATCGATCAgttaatcaaattgatttagtcccaacaatttcattattattaggaTTACCTATACCTTATAATAATCTTGGATTCCCTATAGATGAAGCATTTGGAAATTTAGATGAATTATCAGTGGCATCACAAAAGacaattaatcaaataaaagCATTTAGAGATGATACTCCTAATTTATCAGGATCAttaattgaacaatatcAATCATACATGTCTAATTATTCTACTTTTGGTAATTCTCGGGAACATTATTTACatttaattgaacaagctaaaaaatatcaatcatTATCTTTAGAGCAATGTAAAACATTATGGgctaaatttgatttaagaTTTATTGGTATTGGAATTGGTATTCTTTTCCTTGCATTAACTTTTATGATAACTTATGCAAGATCAATACCTGCAGTACGAGTACTGACAATgtcatttgaatttattggatCAGTAATAGCCATGACTATAATGGGATTAGTTTTaagtttttcaatttatattgtaTTAAAACCAGGAGATTTCACTTTAAAGATTTGTTTAGCCATTGGGGCAGCATTAGGTATGGTGATTGGATTTTGGGCTCCTATAATGGATAGATTTAGTGTTGGGTTTATTTGGCATCAAACTGTGGATTTTTTCCtttataatttcaatacTTGGTCTCTTATGGGAATTTTATTTGTAAGTTTCCattgtttaatatttgCATCCAATTCATATGTTGTTTGGGAAGATAAAATGGTTCTgtattttttaataacaTTTGGTGTTTGTTGTGTTTATGCTTGctttataaataataaccTCCTGGAAAGACCAAAAATATTGGCCATTCTGCATGCTATTACTTTCACTTTGTGTACTCGTGTTGTATCTATGGTCAATTTATGTCGTGAAGAACAAAGACCATATTGTGAAccaaattttatcaatagtTGGTGgtcaatattattattacatttTGCTGCTTACTTATTACCTGCATGTATCAAATCATTTTATATGTTATCTGATTCTTATCATTCAGCAGCTCCATTATGGATAGGTACAGGgttgaaatttttattatttatgaATGCAGTTTATTGGACATTTGAATATGTTTCCAATAGtgaatattttaataaattgaatttggttATAGGATTATCATTgataaaatcattgaaattAGCAATTGCTAGAttggttttatttatttcattgATTCTAGCCAATTTCAGTTGGTCAAGAGGTCCCTTGTGTGttaaattagaattatcAGATACATCAAAtacaattgatattgaagaacTGGATGATATTAGTactaacaataacaacaacagctaCACTAACAATAAAACAGCTACTATTCTTGGGTATGGGAATGTTTATGGATCATCTTACTTTTTGTTAGTATTAAATTTCACCGTTGCTATAATGTTAACAACTAAACCTCTTggttcattatcaataagtttattaattgtccaaatattatcattattggaaattttggatgttttatcaataagaagaaatttAATTACCCCAATTGTTTTTGGGTTATTAGGATATCAACATTTTTTCAGTACTGGACATCAAGCCACTATACCTTCTATTCAATGGGAATTAGGATTTATGACAACAGAAACAATTGTATTTCCCTTTActcatttaaatatttttttaaatactTTTGGACCATTTTTCATTCCAGCATTAGCAATTCCTTTAATAACCATTTGGAAAATTGTTCCTTCATCAAAACCAAtaacattattatcacAAATTATCACCAATATAACCACTTTAATTActtatcatttatttacTGGATTAAGTAGTCTAATATTTGCTGCTCATTTTAGAAGACATTTAATGGTGTGGAAGATTTTCGCCCCCAGATTTATGTTAAGTGgattattgattattagtTTGAATGTATTTCTTATCTTTGTTGCATTATGGTTTGGTACAGCAAAAATCTTGACACAAATTAATAGAATATTTGgtaaataa